gatacgaaaataatttatcatgttataaataattatcctaTGGCacggaaaagaaaaaaaaaataatggttataaaccgcaactagagtaatgtatcttaaagggtcctctacgtgttggatccatgcaAGCCTttcaaaaggaccggcctttatgccgtgatttcccacAGGAAAGTTATAATTCtaagacaaataaaattgtgattatGATTATTGTAAGTCATTCTTACAACACGGTAAGAAGGTCCGTACTAAATATACCTCacctaaaatatttcaatatcattCAATTTCAATCTTACctctataatattttcaaatggcGCTAATGCAGAAAAAACTAGATGATCATTATTGGTGAAAATAGCAGCTGGAGCGAGACCTTGGAAtgatttaaatttcttattgTATTCAGGTCTCAATGAATTAAGTACCAAAAAGGTAGTTCCACCTTGCGAGTGCCCTACATAATGAAGTTTGGACTGCTTAGTCCTTTGTAGAATGTAGTCGACGAAAGCAGCAATATCATAGTAGCCAATCTCATCCCAACTGAATTTCCAGAAGTTCTGGTTTATAATACTGTCAGGATTAAGTCTTCTGTGCCGCCGTGAGTAGAAGTTTCCTCTGGCATTGCCGAGCCACACGTCATAACCCGCTTCGGCTAAAAGGTAACCTAAAACAAACATTCGAATAAAAACTAGTGAgatcaaagatttttttgtgaataaccaaaattgatttttttttaatcaagaGCTCTATGTATACGATGTATTATCAAGGAAATTCTACTAGCCCgcattaagccagcgtggtggattaatgTCTAAACCTACCTTATTAGTAGAGGCCCATTCCCAGCAGTAGCatcgtatatattatttatatgaaatttaataatattaaccttCAAGAATTCTCCCACCACGCAAGAGTATGCTAAAAATTGTTGCCGACTATTATTAACAGATAATAGTTGCTACTTACCTAGAGCATTACCGGGGCCCAAAACCAAGAAATCAGCGGAAGACGATAACAGTCCATGCATCAGAAAGACTATGGGTTTGTTAGGGTTAGGCCTGTTGTTCCTATCTCTTCCATGGGGGATACGGTGCATCTCCAATATGTATCCATCTTCAGTTATAACATTATGGACTTCGTATGGATATCCATATTTAGCCAAAAGACCTGGCTAAAATTAGCTAAGATAGAGTCACAatgctaatatataatattatagttattagtaTAATTTAGAAACAGACAAAATGTTGccaaataattaagaaaattaagaCGAAACTAGATTTCACTTCCCCAATTTCAAAAAcaggtttaataaaaataagaataaaatcctacaattaacattaaaacgCAAAAAGAAAAcccatatacatatatgtatataggtatattttaaatccatacTAAGCCATGTTTACAATCAAAACTTGACTTACTACATCAAGCCTGGCATCTTCAAGAATATCGCTGGAGTATCTGCCCTGTCTGGTGCTTTCTAACTCATCGATGTAGTCGGCATTAGGGGACCGCCTAGCGGCCACCGCGGACACACATACTAAGACCAAGAACCACTTACATCATATCGAAGCCATGGAACCACTAGTCTGGTTGCATTCTACTGTCGccttttttaaactttttatcaaataatatcacaaatcagaatctatagatattaattattattgaataggtAAATATCccaaaacaacaaaatttatgtatgtagattAGATAGTCATCTGGGTGTATTACGCATAGATATTATGTCTACTAATCCATTATTATTACGACATTTTCAAACACCTGCTAGTAATTGCAAATATTAGTTGTGCAAAACTAATGGAATCAATGGCAAACTATATACTTTGAAGTTACACATAGCTCTATATAGAAGGCGCGTTACAAGTTACAGTGAATTCTTTGTGGATTGTGATTGTCTCCGTTCTATGGCATTAGATAGGCCTGCATCCATATGTTACGATTACAGGCGTACATCTTGACATGGGGTCGTTTATAACCAACAATCATCAACACTAAATTACACACTGAAGACACAATTACAAATTCTTACCTCTATTGAAACCAGCTGGCACATTTGCCTTCATTTCCTGTATTCGAAATCACAGCCAGTAGTCAGATACGTAGTGTATTGCCTATATTTTATCCTCTTTGAGAGTCTAGGaggcttaaaataaaaaatatggactGAACTGATTTAATcacttttaaaatgaaatctgaactgggattcgaacccttaAAGTCACGAACCGCAAACAATATGCATATACTTAGTGCCATAAGACCAACGAGACGACTTGGCTCACTTACATGGCAAAACATGAATCATAATCAAAGGTTTTACCAATAAAGTAGGTCAAAATGAAATGCGATTGTTCCCCGTAAGTGAGATAAGTAAATTTTAGTCCACCTGTAACGTTATCAAATCTCAAAAAGTAGGTTTAAAGTTATGGATCCTCAAACGAGGTAACTGCCAAGGTGGTTCATCAATCGATATCGAGGATATGGAGGATTCCCCTCGGAggctaataaatttatttcttaataaatatcgCCTACTAAACGGGAATTACTTAAccatacatataattaatgGTATTAGACAAGGTCTGTAATTGTGGGAACTCTTAAATTTGTGAGCAACTGGCAATCTCGGTTGCGCAGTCTCGAAGATCCAGCACCTACCTACTCGTGTATGGGTTCCCCGACATTCTATAAGCAAGTAGCTATCTGGATTTCATGGAGTCTCGGCGTTCCAGCATCTACCTAATCATGCCGCCTCGCACTTAGTGTTCTTCTACCTGCCCTGCCTGTCTGTCtacgataaattcaaaatagtACCGTCTGTACCAAGTGACAATTCATCATGTGGTTTCGAACAAAGGATGGAAtgatagtccattgaaaagttacatttggggttgcgttttttagaggacgcaattttattttttttaagtgtagggggggtcattgtaaagctaaaaccaagtttgtggggtcgccacccttgtcccacggccacCATCTTGGAAATAgcggttgaaatggtttttacgatgtatctcttaaactatttatctgacaaaaaattataaacattttttgttgcaaattaaattctctacaactttggtccagtaactttttgtcgtagaactataaataaaaaagttacaagcgaaaatgttaagaaattcaatgttataagcaatgtccattgcaacgtcattagaacgtgtgtttataaggttcataatactttttttttgtactctcattacgtacaacacaaacccgcggttgtcggcttgtacgcgaattacttggatcctgaatcgctttggcacagacgaagcaattgttcacaaaaacaattttttacgaactgtttcggaagttactgtacatattgcgtgttattgttattacacctcaaaaaaataaaattgcgtcctctaaaaaacgcaaggtaaggcctaaaaaatgtaacatttcaatggactatgaGTCATGAGGAATATTTATGAGTAtgaatattcatatttgtttgtattaattgGTTGAAATATGACAATGACTGTACAAGATGCGGGATAAAATCAAGCTGACTCGTAGCTTCCATCGAAAATACTGCCTGATctctatgaaatataataaacgaaTGTATGGTAGAATTTTTCCTTTTTGCAGGTCTACAGAAGAGTTCACGATGGCATATATTTATCTCTTAAGGATAATTTATCAAAGCTGtccattttaatgtttaatggtCACGTAcccataatgttttatttggaaACCTATTAAGATGGTAACGATATCAacctttatcaaattaaatacgtTAATTATCTTAAGCATTTCATGCATATTATATTGCCTTTTACGccattcaatttaaattaatatcttataAATTGTCGCAAAATTAAAACTGGCACGACAATATAAATTAGAACCATTTCACACTAATGCGCACATTGAGATGACACTATTAAAGAAAATGAAGGCATCAGCTACCGTAGCGACGCCGGGGCGAGTCGCTACTCCAATACAAAATCTATCTGATTatcttattatttcataacattgATTTATTAGGTACGATAAATCCATATtacgtattgttatttttttgataaagaaTTGTTTGTATGTGCGTGTGTACtacacacacgcacatacaAACAATTcttttagaaaaaaacaaaaatgttaccaaatttttatttgctttttatatatatatagtccGTATTCCAAACTGTGGCTTTACCATGCTTTACACCCATACCGTGagagttacaaataaataatacctacttgccttcttaaaatatgtaagtataatatattaacctATCTCAAAACAAACAATTGATCAGACAATTGATTTTGAAACAATAGAGCGCagttagataaatattttgatcaaCAACATTCACGTTTGACAATGTATCTTTATTATAACGACACAAAGACCCTTACGGCCACGGCGCAGAGTTCACACACTAAAAACaaatgttcaaatattaaaatgatagccttaaaatccattattattattaatattgtgataaaCGAAATAAAAGTGATTGATTTATTGGAAATTCCATCCgaacaaacagaaaaaaaaagattgatTTAATAGATCTAACTCGACCAACAATGTGGAAGGATTTAGAAGACTTCTATGGAGCTGTTGATCGTCGTTGGTAAGTATTTGACTTTACTACATCCTTTTCTATTCTTAGTAATTGGTAATCCGGATTACGGAAACAAGAAGTGTCATagtggtaatattatttttcaataactttaCTGTCTTTTTCAATCGTAGGAAAATATGTATGAACTGCGGTTTTCCCAGCCTAGGTACAGGCATGCATCTAGAACTTCCAGGCACATCAAGCTCAATGCATCCAGCGGTCATACCTACGGATTATTTGATGACGCGATGTGAGTATCATGCGCTTATCAACGCATACGCTGAACAAAACTGCATCGTTTGGAAAAGTATAACTTCTTAGAAATGTACTTAGGTATATCATCTATTACATCTTATACatgtatatacctagtcttgccataaatattgtaataaagaaaaaagaaaattgttaactgcaaataacatttattacttttacagtgtgtcagtttaatacataaatataaaacaattaaaaatataaaaagcttattcgaagtggtctccattggctgcaatacagtcctttaaacgatgaggccagttatcaatagaagcacgcactctttccatgggaaaattcttcactgccaatcgtatagattgttttagggactcaaattatcatggcgtttagagcaagctgtactctctaaaactgaccacaaatcataatccagcggattaagatcgggactagacgacggccagtcttcagctctgatgaagtccgaaacgttcgattccaaccaagactgcgtggaccgagctttatgacccggcgccgagtcttgctggaaggaccatacttggttattgaacatggtgatgttaaggggcttaactaccttctcaagaatggtatcttgatacacttgtgccgatgttttgatacctttttcacaaaaatatggctcagtcactccttcatagctaacaccccaccaaaccatcactgaagtcggataatgtccacgttgcactctgtcgactaattgggaagcttccttagagctttgagcataaatacggtcattttgtttgttaaaatgttgctcaattgtaaaaattttctcatccgtaaacaaaatttttctgtgacctccctttgcgtaccgcttcagtagttgtttcgattttaccaccctattcttctttaaattatcagttaagaaatggccagtgcgtctcttataggctgcaagtcctaagtcatcttttaaaatacgcgacatggttctaggtgctatcttcatttcccgagataaaatcttttgctttcggacaggatttcttcgaattctttcccttactgctttgaccacctttttcgtacgaacactacgtggacggccagatcttttctgtcacaaacagaggaggtctcattgtacctattaatagcccggtacacaaacattttactaataccaagtgtatggagagttttaaaaattgcatttggctccatacctactttgtgtaatgctatcacagcgattcggttctctttatcaccccacaccattttaatatcgcaaaatattttacaatgtattggcgccaaaatgagaaaacacaatgaacaatcgtataaaaatgacagattcgaaattcaaatgtaatatttttttataattaagtgtaacagtatttatggccagactaagtataagaCATCAGGCGCCCTATATACTTTGAGCACTTTATAAATCTAAATCCAAGCTGGCAAAACCGTGGGCACAggtagcaaataaataaatagatgaaaaataatttaaataggcATTTGATAACTGTGGTAAAAGTATCTGTATGCGTAACTACTTTCTACAATCCCTTCCACTATTTCAGCAATAATCGAAAAGTGCGTAAAATAAGCATTTACCTTTTTTacagtaattataattgacGTGAGCACATTAGCTCGAATAGACCCGGCCATGATCTTGACACTAGATGTTGCACTACAATGGCTTCCCTTGAAGCATGATCCGCTGGAACCCACACTACTTTTATTCAAGTTTGGATGGAAGGAAGAAAATTACCCCCAGGTCAGGAGTTGCATTTGCAAAGCTCCAGGTTAGTCATAACTATTTACTTATTACGAGTTGCTTtaagtataaaagtaaaattttgtgatGAAACACGAGTACTAATTAAGTGTCTAAAGGAAAAGTGTAAAAAATCGCTCTCTACCTTATATCTTGTGATGTGATATTTCGATTTTATAATCGAAAAATCACATGAGATTGTGATATTTCATATCTAGATAAATACTTGCATTCTTCTACAttctacaatttattattttaataaattttgcaaatataCCAGAATACTGAAAAGATATAATGtacctattatattatacaatgatAGGTACTACGTACATCAACATCAGAACATCATAGATAAATTAAATGCTGAAATTATTTACTGGCGAAGACTGtgatttttgtatgataattgTATTTAACAACTCTGTAATGAGTTGCCAAATTTCAATTaggtagatataatataatattatcagagGAATCACGAActgtttattatgattattttattactcataTCTCCACATAACTTTAACGAAGACTAGTTTTTCAGCATCATTTATTTCTGAGATTCATTACATAGCTCATTTTAGCACGACAGTCAGAaagttgatttaaatatatctcaCCATCATGTACAAAATGATGGACTTACTCTTAATTTTATTCTGCATAGTGACTATCCAATCGAATATAATTGGTTCGTTTAAAGCTTAAAGTATCAATTTATCGAAactcaaattcaaaattttctttatccAAATTGTCTTTCACATGCTCTTTGAATCGGCATAAACTTGCCACCGCTTCGGAGCGTGTTATCGCTGCGACGAAAAAGCGATGCAAAAAGCTCCCTCAGCAACACGGTTTGTCGATCTATTTCCAAAATTTCATAGtacatcattataataaaaaaaaaatatcagtgaattattattattttaggtatAAGTTACGACCTAGCTGCATGGATTGCAAATAATCTTAGTCACGTGGTGGGTGTAGCCACGGATGCACCTACATTAGAATCTGAAGAAACAAGGGAATTCACTAGCAGAACTGTATCTAATTTACTTGGCAAAAACGGCGTTTATATGATTGAGAATGTGAACTTCCGAAGAAGATTACCAGGTGGGTCATCATTAAATAATACCTTAGTAaacgtaatatattttgatatggaTAGCAAAATAttcgcctcggtggcgtagttgtatacgGTATGACTGCAATGCTAAGATTTTGAGTTCCATCTCCGGGTCGAACAGGGATATTGTttttctggaatttgtgctcgatatggcgataggcacgcCCCTTATCTCATAACGGCACGggatacacacggcgaaaagtgggtgcaccagttgcacctcgGCCTTCCCCtacgaggataaaaggcgtatgTATGTGTACATAGCGAAATATCTACATAAACGTTTTTAGATACCTAATACTATAGTGAACGTTACTAggatttattatgataattatatttattctgaaataGTAGGTTAGAAAATGTGTTACTTATACTTACTCCTTTATATATCTGAAGTAGTATTCTAATTTTGTATGCTAACACATACAATTAGGAACCGACCAACTTACTTGCTACTCGCATAGATAAGAATATAAGCAAGATGCAAAACAAtcagcttttttattttccagaaTACGGGTGCATGGCAATCGCTATGCCTTTAAAGCTATTAAACGCCTACTACGTCCCAACTCGATTGACAGCATTTTGTTCCACGACAAAACTACCAGTAGTGTTGGCTCTTAGCAAGTTTGGTAGAGTCCAGAAACCAGCCACCAGCAGAGTTTACGACGTTAATTTGGAAGAAATACTTAATTGATTCAAGCTATTTCTGTTGTTTGAATCTGCTAATGCAATATATTGaatcttaaaattactttaattttactgtAACCTTGCACTAATTTCTCTTAAGATAGATCGTCTGTCTCTTAGGTAAGTGACCACTCAGAGATCATCACTCCACCTAATTGGAGGGCATCCTACACTACGTTTACCAAGTCGTAGTCTTCAGTTGAGAACTCGTTTACCCATTGTTTGTCGGTTCTTCGATAAATATGGCCTGCCCGCTGTcacttcagcttgctaatcctgtgtgctatgtgTGACTTAAAGAATAACTAGGGTAAAAAACACAATGTTGAAtaaataagctttatttttgGCCAAACTATTACATTGCATAAAACTTTAGACGtacattattcaaattataattactagtgtaaagaaataaaaaggaagAGCAAGAACTTAATGCATATTTTCTATTGTGAAATCAGAAACACTTGTAATGACCCCTTCATACTTGAGATGGTATCAAAGCGGCTGTAGAAACTATGGTAGTATCCAAAATGCGCGTAAGATACTATGAGCGCCGATTATCCCATATTTACAACCTAAATTATAGGCACATTCTACAACTGCTAGTATGAAAAGCCctgttttatttagaatattgtaAGTTACAGTTTcagaaataactataattataaaaattacacacaaaTGTGAGTATATATACGTAAAAATGcaattcaataaaatgtagttatatCTCTACAATTCATAAAGGGAagccttattttaaaatatgaagagCACCAGTGGAGCCACTGAAGCACCTTCTATCTTCACGCTTAAGCGTACATGTACCTGAGGGCGAATGTACTTTATTGCGAATGCCTTAATCTAAATTTACACTATGTATGGGAATAGCTGTGCCAAGCCGTACCCCAGCCTTATGCTTCTAAATGCCTTGTACAATATTGATCCTCCGAGCTTTGCTTACGTTATTTTATGATCATTTTGACTCGACCAATAAAATGCTTAGCCAACTAGTTCTCCAAATAATTTGACCTTCGCAGTCAATTACACAAATTTGTTTCAGTTTGTGCAAATTAATGGCAGTTTCCTGTCACACAGCAAAAGGCAGGGGCAGCGAATACAAACCTCTCGCACTTTATTCCATGTATTAATACTTTCATTATTGCCCCGATTGTTACTGGCACTGGTTATAAAGAAGcaatatgtgaaatattaaaaatagacataTCTTTGTATTGGTGCACCCATACccttaagtatatatttttaaactctaAGTTTTGGTACTTACATGCTGAATTTTCTACAGTATTGTGACCTATTTGTGATACAACTCTTCAGTTTTTTAAACGGGGGTAATTTGAATCGTCTATTCTATAGTCGATGTCGATAGTAAAGATGcacaaaaatatcgataatcatAGACTCccgtgttattttattatagttgtaatatcaaaataatttcattaaaaattcaaaatattgaaagtattgataaatcaataatatatattccatGATTACTATATACTAAAGAGTAAAATATgttatcgacatcgacaatgctatcaagaaatttaaaattaaaggaatcacattttattcaatctatattttaaaatgcaaagTTACAGAAAACTACATTGAAATTACTGATCAAATTCAGATGTAAACATTCAAAATGCATGCAGGAATGCCGGTGTTAGCACGACAGTTATCATTCTACCTTCCCACTTGCTTACAATATTAGGGAGTGTTTAGGGACTAAACGTAACAAAGATACGTGAATCATTATATTCTTAACTCTTTCGACTTGTGACTAAAAAGTTCTTAACTTTTATGTGATTGTTGATCGTCTTATTTTGCCACAAACGTATTGAATGCtgcaaataataagaaatatatttagccAAGAATATCCGGTTTCCATTATCGACTTTCAACGCTCGTCTGACTTTTTATGCATTACTTGTCTATGTAACTCTAATACAAACTACGTCTTTCGTAAATAAAAAGCATAAACATACACCAATGTATGCACACTGCAATTTTCCTTTGACCATTtagaaaaatagaaaacatgtctcgtatattaagtttatatattgCCCAGATGTATATAAAACGTACctacaataagtaaaattttgtaactgTATATTGTGAAAATCTTAAATACTCTACGTACAGTAAGGATTTTTTGGAAAAAGTTGAACATCGTAATAATACATTGTATTTGTAAACCTACTTTATGTCTTAATTTCATTGCTTTAAGAACGAAAATACAAtgcaaatataagtaatttcacATGGTAtataatcacaataattatttttaaatgtataatatggGTAATACTAACGAAATGTGAAATCCGCTTGACAATATGTGGACGTTAAAATTCATGTACTTAAAGAAAATCACACATTAATACTAAACACTGCCATCAATGACAATcctctataatttttaaattatcgttAATAACCACCAAATAATGTAAAAacctattaatatttcataaacaaatggTTATACAACGCTCGGCGTTTTCTGTCTTTTATCgataacaagaaaaataaaacctaaatggTGAAGACTTAgaattgaaatacaaatttcCATAATCAAAGTACTTTTGATAGTGTAAGGaaaatcaaagtaaaattaGAATAAGTGTGAAAGCCAATTTAATTCCGAATCACTTAAAGCTAGTGTTGATGAGCATTGCACAATCCATGCATCCACATATTATCAGCGATTAAATACAATCTAATTTGTCAGTATATTTACTTCGCACGCAGTTCACGACAACTGGATTGGACGCGGAGTAAAAATACGAAATCTGTGCGTTTGACTCGATACATTCTATAATGTAGgtgaattaaaattgaaatcccTATGGCACAGACAGTAAAAGTTAATACGCAAATTATACATCGTTACATCCAACCCAGTCTGTCTGCTAGCCGAGCTATTTTAATCTTTCCAATCCTTCTTGATTTCGAAAGACCATTCCCATTGGAGATGGATATTCTTGTCGTCGTCGGTGAAAAGGCTGTTGACGGTGTAAGAGCCCCTCGCCATGAGCCCTGAGGGAGCGTCCTCTGGAGGAGTCGTGTACGACTGGATCTCCGTCTTGGGGGGGTAGGAGCCCACCATGTGGGTCATTTTGTCCACTGAAATGAATTATTGGTTATTAAAGTGAGTGAAATCAAGTTTGAGCCCTGTCACAATCAACAAGTACGTTATTGAAATCTGAAAATACAACAAAGAATCTGATTctcattttttatcaaattacataattttatcacTTGATAATACGGCGCTTAAGAGATATTAATTTCTGATCCATCATttcttatttgataaaatatttaaataaaacaatgtgacAAGGCTCAAATGTCAAATGTAAATTACTCCCTTATCACCAATTAACATTTTCATCTCTGTTTCACTGGTCTATGACATCTACCGTCTTGCTAAGTGATACGAggtgaaaatgtttataacaataaaaaactacaATGTTAACGTTTTTGGGTAATATCTAAATAGGTATACATAAGGTTTAATATCCAAAGTCACTAGTTGGAAGAATCAATTTTGGAGTTAGGGTACTAATACATCTCCAGGAGCTGAAGGATGTGGACACATGAATTAAGTCCATCAGTAAAATAAGTGCAGTGTATTCATGTGCCCTATACCAAAAGACATAAGGAAACTATCGACAcac
This DNA window, taken from Manduca sexta isolate Smith_Timp_Sample1 unplaced genomic scaffold, JHU_Msex_v1.0 HiC_scaffold_3083, whole genome shotgun sequence, encodes the following:
- the LOC119192726 gene encoding lipase 3-like is translated as MHRIPHGRDRNNRPNPNKPIVFLMHGLLSSSADFLVLGPGNALGYLLAEAGYDVWLGNARGNFYSRRHRRLNPDSIINQNFWKFSWDEIGYYDIAAFVDYILQRTKQSKLHYVGHSQGGTTFLVLNSLRPEYNKKFKSFQGLAPAAIFTNNDHLVFSALAPFENIIETTAFSMGIGEIFGNREFI
- the LOC115441559 gene encoding uncharacterized protein LOC115441559, translating into MWKDLEDFYGAVDRRWKICMNCGFPSLGTGMHLELPGTSSSMHPAVIPTDYLMTRLIIIDVSTLARIDPAMILTLDVALQWLPLKHDPLEPTLLLFKFGWKEENYPQVRSCICKAPGISYDLAAWIANNLSHVVGVATDAPTLESEETREFTSRTVSNLLGKNGVYMIENVNFRRRLPEYGCMAIAMPLKLLNAYYVPTRLTAFCSTTKLPVVLALSKFGRVQKPATSRVYDVNLEEILN